One Argentina anserina chromosome 6, drPotAnse1.1, whole genome shotgun sequence genomic window, GGCGTTTTATGTAGTAAAAGTTGACATAGGGACACGTCTTCTCTATGACAGGAGTGTTTGGAGCTTGTACTGGGTAGATCTTGTAAAGCTTCATATTGTCATAGTAAAATTTAGCTTCCGCATTGTAATAATCCGATTTTTTTTCAGAACGATTATTGGATTGTTTTAAGTTTAtaagtttgtgaaattcattaaacgtgtttgtgTCGCTTTGTGACGTCGGAAATAGAAAAcagaaacgttatcggaacctCGATTTAgaaaaatgttacgtttccgcaacgtgagaatcgacttttattccgtcgctcgtttgtgaaaacttccttcaagAAAGTtctagagctcgtcgatacgagttcgtggacgcatcacgcgttcgaattGGACAttggacgtgaaagttattaacgtcggaagttagtttccgattttagaaactagtataaaaaggaagtttttcagattagggtttccatttttggaaaccccTCTCTCCCCTCTCACCCCGCGCCtccttcctctctctctccccgagttCGTTCTCTCCCCCTCTCAGAAAATCGCCGCCGGCGATCTCTCTCCTCAGGCCATCATGGCCTTCACCGCCAGTCTTAGGAGCACCGCACGGCCTACCTCAACAACCCTAGAGCTCGCCGCGCCTTGCCTTGCCGCTGTGAAGCCGCACGACGTCACCAAAGTTTTTGTAATTCCTCCGCCGTGTTCCTCTGCCACCGCAGTGCTCGAGGCGAGCTCGCCACCATCAAATCGAGGTGAGGTTTATCTTAGGATCATTATTGTGGTTGTTGTGATTGTTTTGATATGTTTTGgagggagatcggaggaggagggtggaacaccgccgccttaggcggcgcgtgtagGTGCGTGTGGTAGCCTAGAGGCGGTCTGAGACCGTAGgagggtggaggaggaagagaggaagAGTTTTGGGGCGGTTGTGgcgcggtcgccggaggtggcgcgtgaacagtgatttcaaaacagaaattttgtaaaatttatttttacgtacggtgaatgtaaaaagtaatttacgcacaataaatgtaaatttcttttttgtacgttaattataaatgtaaattacgtacaataattgtaaaagtaatttcggaagggtaattcggcaatttttatttactgagacagtatgtaCAATTGAATAATATGCATACgaacataaatacgtaaatagtatgtactcgtacaagaatacgtaactgacatgtatttgtacataaaatacgtgaatagtaaattcatgaacagtaatttcgtaaaaccagtaATTGCTGgacagtaaaatattattactgtttcggcatttaaggtttacgtaacgattttaaattcttttcttatcttttcaaggtaatcgataattcaagtaaaagatttactttcggaatcgtggaattacgctcgagattataaggtgagtaaaatctcacaatgacgaatctacccttgcggagattcaggaATATACTAAAgtttaaagaatgaactataatatgtatttgatataatggattgtatatgtgtataaatggtaaataggtacatatatatggtttgctatattatatactatcgtAATTTCCGTtgtgaataagttcattttggtgttgagatttatatattgaacatgtggatttgatttgtacaatataatgtgatgtttattgtatgtggttttaacatggagtttgttaaaacgtttttgtcttcagacgtggttatgtcttcggacgtgttgttgtcttcggacgtgtttttgtcttcggacgtgttggcatgtcagaacctagtcttggccgggcgaaagttacgatacagtagagctctagtttgtatgccggagtactgcataagaggtaacagatgggttatcggcttatgagtacccataattttgatattggatagcaaGTGGTTGTTCAATGTCGGtggcgtactacatgaggaataacagaggtgtaccagcgctcatgagtacccgtattataaatgcattgggtaaacagatgggttgtctaatttctcatgagcatatacattttcattttattagacaaccagatgggccgtctaatgagtcataagtgcatttataattgatgttttgtggattttcgtatataattttatgcgagttgtatttgttgttttactcatacgagctgcaaagtttaccgggtttgtgtttacaatcccggtgcacctattcgatggtgtaggagataattccgcatgtgtggattagcggaaaccGACGGACCACTCTaaggactcgaagttgttttcatcctatcttgtggtgaggatttgtgtggatttatgtgaggattttgtgagaatttttacatttccatttgatataatgtcgaattataaatttggtttgtaataatcaattagactgagttgtattttgaactcagtaatgatccgctgtgacctTAAaatgatttattgagattgttttagagtttttcatgactacaaaatttgagtttcatactcgaaattttgggatcGTGACACAGATACTCGGGGTCCtccatcctcctcctcctcacttCCCTTGTCATATTCCTGGCTTTTGTTACTTCCTCCTTCAACATCTCCATGATTTCCTCCTAGCTTGTTATCGTCATTCAAATCTTCATCCTCCATTAGGGCATCAGTGTACGTCTCCACATCATCCACGCCCCAATCGAATCCACAATGCAGCGGCCCTTGAGGCTCCCGTGGGAAGAAAAATTCCACCTCAGTATTGCGCTCCTTGTCCTCTTCGTTCTTCGGATTCATTATATATGGCATACAGTACTTGAACTTCTTCAGACGCTCCTCCTTCATCTGCTTCAAGCTAGCCTTCCTCTGCGTGCATCCCAGAACGAAAATCGGAGGCAAATTTGAACTATCCAGAGGAATGTAGGGCATCCAGTCCATATTCATATGCTTCATATGAACGATCTGATCCTCCTCTTCTCTCAGGACCCCATGAATCCCGATCTCCATAGAAGGCGGACGAGGCCCCACGACCGCCGTCAGTTTGGGAATCAGCACTGGCTGCGACGCCGACGAAGTCTCTGTAGCGGCGAAGATGTAAACTTTGTTGTTGGCCCCAATCTCGTAAAACTTTCCCCCTCTTCAAATTCCTTCTCGAGATTCCTGAACTTCCAGTTGTACTGGTAGACCGAGTCCAACTGATCTCACTCGGTCCCTACAGGGAATGCCGCCTTCCATAGATTTTGGAGGTTGCGCTGCTCCTCTACGTACTGAGTGATGGGTGGAGGCGAGAAGACTCATACTTGAAGTAGGGTTTCTCTCGATGTAACATTTATTCGTATAATAGAGGttttttattattgtttcCTATGGACGTAGGCATTTTGCGGAACCACGTTAAATCCCGATGTtttctatcatttttattttccgcTTATGGTTGTGAGTTAGTTTCGATTTTACAGTTCATTCTTCTGCATTCCCTAACACTAAGACTCCTCCGGCTACTGCTACGAGGCCTTGACGCGCTTGGTGCGTGTGGCCTCATCCTTTGCTTCCGGCCGGACCTTTCTCTTGGATCCTTTGCTCATTGTTTTTTTGGACTCGAGAGATAAAAGACAGAATGGTTGCCCTAGAATTTAACTGATCGACTCAGTTCGCGTGAAGGCGAAGCAAATATACAAAGACGAGGTAAAAGACCGAACGCGTGAAAACGAAGCTAAATTATTTCGATACTTTGTTGGAGAGTTGAGCAAAGCTAAACGTTACAAATTCAGAAGTCCCCTGTACATCGGTCACCGTTTAATTTATGGACTACAACAAGTTACCTAGCAAGACTCAAGAAACTACTTCCTTTTCCTAATAGGATAACATTTGTAAACGTTACAAATTCAGAATCCCCCTGTACATCGGTCACCGTTTAATTTGTGGACCACAACAAGTTACCTAGCTAGACTCAAGAAACTACTTCCTTTTCCTTATAGGATAACAAGACTACAACAAGATATATATCAAGTCAACAAATTAAGAAGAACTCAAGAATGCTCAATTTGGCAGCGATGTTCGGTAGAAAAAGGCGCCGAAGTCCCAAACCGCTGGCAACCGGTGAAGATAAAAATAAGCGTACGGGAAGCAGCATGGTCGGAGGTAGACCTCAACGAGATAGCAAGGGCAGAGGATCAAACGATTCACATGGTAGGGGTGCTGGAAGACCAAATAACACTTCTGCTCGTAGGTCGTTGGAAAAAAGCACAGAGTCTGAAGAATTGGAGATTGCCCCTTCCCCTCCCCATGATGGTGCTGCAAGTCCTGTTCAATTCTTCAAAGTTATTTGGGGTGATCCTAAAGAACGTGAGTACGAACCAAGTAGTTTGGCTAACGTGGAAATAGAATCAACGGACAACACAGTTGATGAGCCTTCTTTATGTGCCAGTGATCTCGAGGTGGATAATGGTGGATCAGCTTATCAGAACCTGTGTGAAGTCTTGTGCGAAGTTTTTCCCTTTGACCGTAGACCACAGGAAGAGAAGGCGTACCGTTCAAGCCCTAAGTGGATCCCGTTTGATAGTAGATTTGAATTAACATCGAGCAATCCTCGTCGTATCCCCAACAGCATCTGCTAGGATTTCGGGTGGTGGTGTCCTTGGTTTTTGCTTTGGCCTGACGGGGACTAgtgttggattttgattttaatAACCCGATTGTTGTTGTACGAAATTCACATACATACTGGGTGGATATATGACATGTGAACTTTTGGTTAATGCAATAGAATTCCATTGTCTTAATTAAGTTATGTTTGTTACATTGGTTTAAGTTATACTCAAGAAACTACGTTTTTCTTTTAGGATAACAAGTTACATAGCACATCAAAATTTACTTTGTTCCTTTGATCCATTCGTTGATCGATCCCTTCCTCccctttccttttttttttttttaattttgttttggttatgttgtTCTTGTTTGATGATGTTTTGTATGGTTTTCCATGTTGTTAAGCTGTTGTTCTTTCAAGAGGCTGGTTTGGTTGAAGTTCAAGCTTTCTCCGGCGGATCTGGTGACGTCTCTGTGTCACCTCAGGGGATGTTTCTGTGTACACCCTCTCATGGTGGATCTGCATGTTGATCAAACCTTGTTAAGATCTTTGAGCTTGTTTGTATTTGTACTTGTTGTTATGCTTTGAACCAAAACGGATCCTGTTTGTGGTTGTACTTTTgtgtggaaaaaaaaaacattttatcAGTTTTATGTGCAATTAGAGTTTCTAAGCTGATCCTTGTGCTAGATATATAGCATATACTGCCATTATTGCATGCATGGTACTCTAGTCTCTAGCTAAGCTATCATGTTTACTTGTTCATAACGAAACCATAGGTCCACAAGGAAGAAAACAAATCGCAAAGTTAATTGTCATAACCATTTTCAAATCTTGAACATGTATGAGCTCGATGGCCTAACCACATAACTTAACAAGAAGATTATGGTCGCTCTCTAGGATAGGGTGTGGTAAACATGAAAATGATCAACGGAAAACAGATGAAGTCGGTCAAGAAATGAAGCGTCCGGCCTCCTACGCCAAATCTTCACTACATCTTTATAAAGGGCATGTAGAGCTGTAGACATCCAAAACCTTTGTGCTCGATCAAGTCTAGTGAGCTAGAAAGCGTCATGACAAcctatggtggtggtggtggcggtAGCTCTGAGCCTCCTCGCTCCCGGAAGCGCAGAAACATCTGCCTTTGGTCGATCGCCGGCGTTGTCGTGACCGTTCTCATTCTGGTCATACTCTGGTTGACTGTGTTCAAAGCCAAGGACCCGAAAATGACGGTGAATTCGGTCGTTTTGAGGAGCCTGCAGGCGGGCTTTGACATCAACAAAGCCACCGTCGACGTGAATATCACTATCGATGTGGACGCGACGGTGAAGAACCCGAACAAGGTGGGAATGAAGTACCACAACAGCACGGCATCATTGAACTACAGGGGTGTGATGGTGGGCGAGGTCCCCATTGGAGCCGGAGAGATTTCCGCCGGTGAGACCATGCCCATGGGTGTTACCCTAACCGTTATGGTAGACCGGTTTCTGGGGAAAACATCGGAGCTTTTACCAGATGTGGCCGCCGGTTTGATCCCGTTTAACACTGTCACCAAAATTTCCGGCAAAGTCACAATCTTGGGTATCTTTAAGATTCATGTAACCTCCACCTCCTCATGCGATTTCAATGTCTATGTCGGAAGCAAAACTGTCGGAGACCAAAAGTGTAAGCACAAGACCAAATTATAAACCTTCTTCATGCTCTCTGGGTTTTATATACGCTTGTCTTCTTGTGCTAGCTATTTGACTGAAGTACCCATCAGGCCCATTCAGGCCATCACCAGTCACTAGTTCTAACTTTCatgttcttttgattttgaatccCTTCATCTTGATTTATTTGTAGAAAAATTGGTATAAGGCAGATAGGCTAAGTAGATTCCTTGCTGATTATTTCAGCAGTGGCCTGTTTCTGTAAACTAATAATCCGTGTATTGAGCAATAATGTTGATTCTATGAGACAGTTGATgttatatcatatatacatGGTCTATGTTAATTGAATTGAGAGTTTGAAACTGTCAATGAAATTGTTTACTAATCTACCCTACTGTGTTTGTGAATGGTATACATCAATTGAACGTACAAGGCTGCAGAATTATCTTCGGTTCTCAAACTGGATTTTTGTAgatcaagtaaatgaaaaaGATCGAGTAACCTGTGTCCCTGTCAATTTCTCCAATATAATTTGCATAATTGTTCATCTATGCCAAATTGCCAATGTTGAGGTTAATGAAGAAGATAACTGCTGTCCAGCTTTATTAGTTGGATTTTTAGTGAGCAAATTAGAGATAAGTCCAATAATGGAGACACCCTTTAAAATTAGATCCACACATATAATCTTTTTTAATCTACACTCAATGTGAACCATAGATTGCCTATGTTGCCATTTTAACATGAGTACACAAATCTTCCTTAATTATAGTTGCTGATTGTAATTCAAATTCATCTTCCTTCCCATAATTGATTACTCTATTAAATTCAAGTTATTACTCTATATATGTCAAAAATATTCTCATTGAGTCATTTCAATAGTAtcctttttttatatataaaatccAATTATGGCTTCAAAATCTGGAGAGAAGATGTATGTCTAGGCAAATATGCATACCATACTTCTTACTTGTGCTTATGAAGAACATTTGagttttaaaagaaaataatagggTATGTGATTAGATCAAGAAATTCGCAAATTATTTTTAGTGATTTTGTTTTCACTTCTAGATTTACATTTGGTGTTTGTCTACTTACACTAAAAATGTCTACTTGTAAGGTATGTCTTTTGTTCtttgatttctttcttctacCACATTCGTAGTTTTACCTACAAATATagctaatatatatgtaattgagGTTCGAGTTTAACCTAAATGTAAGGTGTTATCTTCTTCAATTATAGGTATAACATAGTAAGTAACCgaacaaagagagaaaaaatctATTATTCAGGTGTCTTACAAAAAAAAGTCTGATAATTAGGTACCTTAATGAATAGTCATTTTATAAAGACTTTCAAGCTAATGTACATAGTTAACTATACCTAAGAAATAGGTTGATGAGAAAAATAATCCTAATATATAGGtaaagaaaaagtaaaaatcaaatcaacttTTACTTGGGCAAATAAGATTAAACATTACctctaaaatagaaagttTAGATtatcttaaaaataaaatttattaaaatatttcaatTAGGAAAACTACATCAATATGACCATCatgataaatttaataaaaattacaaataaaaaaggaCCAATTGAAAAATGGGAAAGATCTACAATTAAGGTATTTAATTATCACGTTATTTTTGGTAATTAGCTTATAGTTAACAGATTTAAATTGTGGCCatttatgtaatttttcttaaaataaaacctaatagTTTGGACTAATTGTCAAAATTGTGGGAGTGGGTTTAGATTAGAATGGGGTTAGAAAATTGGGTGTACAATGAAATACCCCATTTTTAGTTGATGGGAATTTTTACTTTCATCAAAGAAGAACCTCTCCGTCAACACACAACATAAATTTCACGTCCAAATCGTTCTGAAGCTTGGTCAGTATACCATTCTGGCATTCTCTATTTcacgtttttttttgtgtagaTATCATATGGCTGCTACTAATTGATTGACTTATAGCAGTTATAAGTCAGCACTAGCCTTTTAGTTTCTATGTCTTTTATCCTTAGTAAGATTAGGAATTGTCTGAGGAATTGTCTTTTATCCTCTTTTATCCTTCTCTGTTTCAGTTCTTTgtaacaacaaaaaaaagctAAAGAGAATTAATATCATCATACATAAGAACCGTATTCTCCATATCTTGTGCAAGATCATACTTCTTCATGTTCACTGCCTAATTGacctgatttttttaatttccttcAAGAcggctttatttttttgcttcACGCTGAAATTCTCTTATAATTCTACAGAATTCAAGTCATGGTGTATTATAACCAATGTTTTCAGATGCTAAAGCGAAGGCGAAGGCGACATGATCAAGCCTCATAAGGCGAGAGCATCAGCGTGCAAAGGCGATTTAAGACGATCTTCTTTCCAACAAacattaatttaatataatacattttcaaataatatgaatatccttcaaaatatatgaatatgTCATTATAAGCATAGTATTCATCCAAAATAAGATTCTAATCAAATTATAGAATTAATATATAGAGTCATACTAAATTAAATGCAAGAGCTACACTTAAATGCGTTCAATCTTCTTGTTCAATCTTCATCGTTATATCCACTCACAGCCACAAGCTAGGGCACGCAAGGTCAGTGGCTTTGCTTTCATGTAAACATTTTGCACTGAATAACTTTTATTTGTCACTATATATGAGAGTTGAGAAGTAAATCAGTTTGATTATTCGTGCTACTGATCCTAGTAAACTAGTATTACGTAACAT contains:
- the LOC126799662 gene encoding uncharacterized protein LOC126799662 codes for the protein MTTYGGGGGGSSEPPRSRKRRNICLWSIAGVVVTVLILVILWLTVFKAKDPKMTVNSVVLRSLQAGFDINKATVDVNITIDVDATVKNPNKVGMKYHNSTASLNYRGVMVGEVPIGAGEISAGETMPMGVTLTVMVDRFLGKTSELLPDVAAGLIPFNTVTKISGKVTILGIFKIHVTSTSSCDFNVYVGSKTVGDQKCKHKTKL